The following proteins come from a genomic window of Polaribacter dokdonensis:
- a CDS encoding peptide-methionine (S)-S-oxide reductase has translation MQIDKVAFGGGCHWCTEAVFQSLKGVEKVEQGWVSSSNENNTYSEAVIVHFYAELISLKHLIQVHLATHKSTSNHSMRKKYRSAIYIFSDEQKIASNAILDEIQKQTTAKIITQVLPFSKFKPSDSQFQNYYKKNPQKPFCKKYILPKLELISNQFSDKILVKK, from the coding sequence ATGCAAATTGATAAAGTAGCTTTTGGTGGTGGTTGTCATTGGTGTACAGAAGCTGTTTTTCAATCGTTAAAAGGAGTTGAAAAAGTAGAACAAGGTTGGGTATCTTCAAGTAATGAAAACAACACTTATTCAGAAGCAGTTATTGTACATTTCTACGCTGAATTAATATCACTAAAGCATTTAATTCAAGTGCATTTAGCGACGCATAAAAGTACGAGTAATCATTCTATGAGAAAAAAGTACAGATCTGCTATCTATATTTTTTCTGATGAACAAAAAATAGCGAGTAATGCTATTTTAGATGAAATTCAAAAACAAACAACAGCCAAAATAATAACACAAGTTTTACCTTTTTCTAAATTTAAACCATCTGATAGTCAGTTTCAAAACTATTACAAAAAGAACCCTCAAAAACCTTTTTGTAAAAAATACATTCTTCCAAAATTAGAGCTTATCTCTAATCAGTTTTCTGATAAAATTCTCGTAAAAAAGTAG
- a CDS encoding DUF427 domain-containing protein: MKAIWNNEIIAESNDTVVVENNHYFPEDSIKKDFFIPSTTRTTCPWKGEASYYTLMVNGKENKDAAWFYGRPFEAANNIKNRVAFWKGVKVTD; this comes from the coding sequence ATGAAAGCAATTTGGAATAATGAAATTATAGCAGAAAGTAATGATACTGTAGTTGTAGAAAACAATCATTATTTTCCAGAAGATAGTATCAAAAAAGACTTTTTTATACCAAGTACAACAAGAACAACTTGCCCATGGAAAGGCGAAGCTTCTTATTATACATTAATGGTAAATGGTAAAGAAAATAAAGATGCTGCTTGGTTTTATGGTCGTCCTTTTGAAGCTGCCAACAATATTAAAAATAGAGTTGCTTTCTGGAAAGGTGTAAAAGTTACTGACTAA